TCCagatattaaatccacggatccgacggatccggataccctCCGTCCCAGGGCTAATTATACCAACTTTCACGTTCTTAATTTCcttctattttttaattaaaagaaatagtTAGTGGTTGGTTGTATTTTTCTGATACATCGGATCGGTAGGAGGAGAATCCGActtcttttaaagaaaaaagtttTGTAATTTTAGCTTTTCTAAGAGAGTGTGGCCACTCTGGAGACaggtcttcttcttctatcaTTCTTCTTCTGGGTTTATTCCCTTAACACtttctctccatctctctcttgaTCTGAATCATAAACTCGATTTTTGCAAAAATTCAACATTGTTTTTTGTAATCGatcaacttcatcttcttcaaatcaAGCGTGACGGTGGTGGTCGGTGACGGTAGCTATGTCTTCGAAGACTAAGTAAGACTCTTTACTCTGTTTCACTCTGTTTTAGTTTCAAGTAGAAGAACAGATCTGCTGTTTCTGTGTGTTCAAAGTTACTATTTTTGAGTAATTGTCAATGATGATCAAGTCAGATCTAATTACTTATGGATTCGTTTTCCCTTTTTTCTGCGGAAAGTTTAAATCTTTTGATCGAATTGTCTCTGTTTGCTTTCTTGTCTGAAAATCCGAgtgttgtttgttttttttgttggaatcagaactagtttgtcggaaactCCTCCGGGGAAATCATCTCCCGCAACTCCAAAAGTGGCAAGATTGAGTAGGGCAGTGAATAAATCTGAGACCACTTCTCCAAGTACACGCCTTTCACTTGATCGCTCTTCACCAAGTTCAAAGTCTTCTTCTGTTGAGAGACGCTCACCAAAGGTCCCAACTCCACCTGAGGTAATAAGTCTTTGAGTGTTGTTACAGTTCTCTGTAGATTACATTTGTTTATATTCTAGTCATATGAGAGTTGTATGTGGTCTGCAGAAAACTCAAGCGCGTGCAGCAGCGAAAGGATCATCAGCAGAGCCAACGCAGACTCGGTTGACTCTGACTCAAATCAAGGAAGATCTAAAGAAAGCAAACGAGAAGATATCTTcattagagaaggagaaagcTAAAGCACTTGATGAACTCAAAGAAGCCAagaaagaagctgaagaagcttCTCTGAAGCTGGACGACGCTTTAAAAGCTCAGAATAACATCGAGGTTGAGAAGTTCCAAGCTGTTGAGGAAGGGATCGAGGCCGttcagaagaaagaagaagagttaAAGAAAGAACTCGAAAACGTCAAGAGCCAACACGCTTCAGTTACGCAGGAGCTTCAAAAGGTTAATGAAGAGTTGGCTAAGGCCAATGAGGTTAAGAGCAAGGCCTTGATCCAAGCGGATGATTCTAGTAAGACATATCAGCTTCATGCGGAGAAAGTTGAGATCTTATCTTCTGAGTTGACACGTTTGAAAGCTCTGCTTGATTCATCCGAAAGTGAAATGGTTGGTAAGCTAGAAGAGGagattgatgttttgaaaagaGATCTTGAGAGAGCGAGAAGCTTTGAGTCTGAGGTGAAAGAACAAGAGATGATCATCAAGAAGCTTAATGCTGATCTCGAAGCTGCAAACAGCTCATCTGAGGAGTGGAAGAGCAAAGCCAAAGAAGTGGAGTCACAGCTACAAGAAGCTAAGAATCTAGAGAGATGTGCATCTTTATCTTTGGAGTCTGTGATGAAACAACTCGAAGGAAGCAATGATAAGCTGCACGAAACAGAATCCGAACTCATTAACCTCAAGGAGAAGATCATGACATTGGAGACAACAGTCGCTAGACAAAAGGAGGATCTTAAGGAATCAGAAGAACAACTGTCAAAGACCGAAAAAGAAGTAGAGAGCTTAAAGAACGAGCTTGAAACTGTCGTTGAGGAGAAGAATCGTGCGTTAGATAAGGAGCAAGACGCTTCTTCAAACGTTCAGAGGCTGTTAgaacagaagaagaagcttttaGCGGATTTTGAAACCTCaaaggaggaagaggagaagagcAAGAAAGCGATGGAGACTCTAGCTTCGGCGTTACACGAAGTTTCAAGCGAAGGAAGAGAATTGAAAGAGAAGCTGTTAAGCCAAGGCGGCGGAGACCAAGAGTACGAAGCGCAGATAGAGGACCTGAAGGTGGTCATCAAAGCGACTAGCGAGAAGTACGAGACCATGCTTGATGAATCAAGACACGAGATCGATGTTCTTGTTAGCGCGGTGGAGCAGACCAAGAAGCATTTCGAGAGCTCGAAGAAGGAGTGGGAGatgaaggaagctaacttgttGGATTACGTGAGGAAGATGGAGGAGGAAGTCGCTTCGATGAGTAGGTTGGATGGTTTGCTGAAGAGGACGGAGGAAGAAGCTGATGCTGCTTGGAAGAAGGAAGCGGAGACGAAGGAGAGTTTGAAGGAGGTGGAGGATGAGGTTGTTTATCTCCAGGAGTGTCTCGGGGAAGCGAGAGATGAAAGCGTGAAGCTTAAGGAGAGTCTGTTGGAGAAAGAGAGTGAGTTTGAAAGCGTGGTTCATGAGAACGAGGAGCTGAGGGTAAAGGAAGGTGTTGCTTTGAGGAAGATTGAGGAGTTATCAAAGTTACTAGAGGAAGCAAGATTGAGcaaggaggaggtggaggtCAGTGAAAGTGAGAAAGAGTATGATTTGTTACCGAAAGTGGTTGAGTTTTCTTCAGAGAATGGTCATAAAAGTGTAGAAGAGAGATCTCCTGAAGTCATATCTACTGATGAAGAAGATCCACAAGAACATATCAGCAATGGCAATGGTAATGGTAATGGTATGGAGGAGAAAGATATGAATGGAAAGCCCGAGGAGGCGAAAACAGagatgaaggagaagaaagaagagtctccagatgatgatgatgacaaagATAACTCAGTTGAAGTTATCTTCAAAATGTGGGAAAGTTGCCAGGTAGAGAAGAAAGAAGCTGTTACGGACAAGAAAACAGAACTAGAGTCtccggaggaagaagaagattcaagaAAGATCGATGAAAGCGATAAGGCCTCGACAGAGAACGTGGAAGATGAGGTTGTgatggagaagaagatcaagaagaagaagactctaCTTGGTAAagtcttctcaagaagaaagcAGCAGCAGTAAACCCGAAATATTAAACTCTTGGAGGTAAGGAAAAGCATtaaaaaagcttattatatgtAGAAAGGAACATACATAttgattttcattttgattCCCATCAGtgtcttttatatatatctttgtTGGTTATTGATTCTTTGCTTCTTTTCGATTGTAACAACGATGTTTCTCGACCTTTGTTGTTAATGTAAAGGCTTGTCTTTTGGTTTAATTAACTTCAGTTTATTTGATTCTGCTTCTGTATTCGCGTTAGGCCCGGCGTTAAAGTATTGGTTCAGTTTGGTTTATTTTGATCTTTAGAGTGTTTAAGAAATCCGGTTTGGTTTCTATTCGATTTTTGGTTTCGTTCGGATAAAAAAGTTAGAAACCGgctaatatttaaaataattttggatTTCTGTTTCGATTCGGTTTTAATTTTCGGTTAACTCTggataaaaaatcagaaaatttgGGAATATTTTCGGATAAAATTTCGAGTGATccagataattttaaatattaggaTATAGACTAttcagataattttttttttttggataaatgcAATTCTTAGTTCTATATTCTGGTTCAGTTCAGATTTTTTATTTCGAAAGATATATCCCGTTTAGTTTAGATAATTTGATAGGACTCTAACCTATAAATCAAAtcccgttttttttttattcggttcggttcaattTTTGGTTTCGGGATAAATGTGCCTCCCCTTATTCGCTTTATGGTTTGCAAAGCGTTTGTCGTCGTCACCTGAATAGCTACGTTTATTTACCACGTGAATACTTCAGTTCCAAAGATCCAAAAGCCCACTAAAAATAACATGgcccacaagaaaaaaaaaacgaagcaTTCATAACCGTCCATCATATGAAAAAGAGTTGCACTATCCAACCTTCACACGCTTACACGTGTTAAACATTCTCCATTTGCATCCCCACACGTACTTTTATTCCATTCCACACGTGTACAACATtctcttccctctctctcctgTTAGTTCATCTTCCGAAAGGCGATCATCCCTTTCGATCTTTCCTCTTCGAATCGCGTTAGATTCTGTATCATCTCCTCGATCTCATCCACTTCCGTGTAGAATCTCACATTCTCCGGATCCTTAACTCTCAAATGTTAACCTAAACTCTGTTCCCTCCGAAACAGAGCAACACTCACAAAGATGTCAGATTCAACCCAGGAAGAGAGATACAGAGTCGGATACGCTCTCGCAGCCAAGAAGGAGAATAGCTTCATCCAGCCTTCTTTGATCGAGCACTCAAGGCAACGAGGCATTGATCTAATCAAGCTCGATCCAACGAAACCCTTGCTGGAACAGGGGAAGCTCGATTGCGTGATCCACAAGCTTTACGATCTTGACTGGAAACAAAACCTCCACGAGTTTCGCGAGAAGTGCCCTAACGTCCCTGTCATCGACTCGCCGGAGGATATCGAGAAATTGCACAACAGGGTTTCGATGCTCGAGGTGATCACTCAGTTAAACTTCCCTGTTTCGGAAAGGGAACGTTTTGGCGTCCCGAAGCAGGTCGTTGTGATGGATCCAACCGTTCTTAGctgcggaggaggaggagaaggttTGGGGGAGCTTGAGTTTCCGGTGATCGCTAAGCCCTTGGACGCAGACGGGAGCGCTAAGTCTCACAAGATGTTCTTGATTTACGACCAAGAAGGGATGAAGATACTCAAGGCGCCCGTTGTGTTGCAGGAGTTTGTGAATCACGGTGGCGTGATCTTCAAGGTCTATGTGGTGGGAGACTACGTGAAGTGCGTAAAGAGAAGATCTTTGCCTGATATCTCCGAGGAGAAGATTGGTACGTCGAAAGGGTCTTTGCCCTTTTCGCAGATATCGAACCTGACTGCTACTCAGGAGGAGAAGAACAAGGAGTATGGTGAGGATAGGAGCTTGGAGAAAGTGGAGATGCCTCCTTCGAGTTTCTTGGAGGAGTTAGCTAAGGCGATGAGGAGATCGATGGGTTTGAATCTGTTCAACTTTGATCTGATTAGGGATGCGAGAGATGGTGATAGGTACCTTGTTATTGATATTAACTACTTTCCTGGTTATGCTAAGATGCCGTGTTATGAGCCTGTGTTGACGGACTTCTTCTGGGACATGGTCACAAAGAAGAGTCATGTCTGAGAACTATCTGAGGGAGGGTTTCTACCATTGCAATGTGTTGCCATTGCCATTGCAGACTATCTAATCTGCCCTGCTAATTCTCATTTGGATTATTGAACttgtgcttcttctttttttttttcttggttattgtttttaggTGTTTTTCTCTTGTTTACTTCCAAGTTTTGGAGAGCCTTGTTCATTGTTCAGATGCATAACTGTTGCTACTATTGAGAAATGAGAATCATTGGATTTCTAAGTTCTGGGCCATTTGCTCTATATTCTTAACTCTTGGTAGTAGACTAGTAGTGTATCTCCATCTCCATGTTCCTTAACAGTCTGCCAAGAATGAGATATAGTTGATTGATGAAAGTGTTTACATTGTTTTACCAATGCTAACTTAGCTCTTTTGTATCGGTTATTCTTATAAACAACTTAAACTAGAGACATGGAGATGGTTTGCAAAATATGTTCGATTTGTATCTGCATCATATGCTTACTTGTTTCTGCATTGTTGGTACATAACTAATGCCACTTATATAGTCCTTGTTTGAGATGATCTTGAGTAATCTATGTGATTTGTCTAAACTTCCGCATGAATCGATCCCTTGGAATCTGTGTTCTCCTCTGATGGAGCAAACTTGATGCAGTTTCACCTCCTGAGATACGATGTTTAGGTGGCTATATATGGCTCATATAAATCTCTTTTATGTAAAATGAATCTAGGAATCTTTCTCATATTTATGAGTTTCTAATCTTTATGATTGCGTCCTGAATATCGCCACTAGGTCTCCGATTCCATTCTCGTCCAATGGTTGATTTTTGATAATACAAAAATTGAAACCAACCACTGATTTAGCTTCTCCAGCATCTTATTCCATGATTTGATGTGTGCATATTCCCACACGCGCATATGTGTATGTATGTGTCTATATTCATTTTGGGGGTTGCATGATGCTTTAGCAACTTGGATGAAGCTGATGTGTCTAGATGTTTTCATTACTGGTAGAAAAAACAATTTACTGGATTTAatcattatttattaaaatggtACTTGTAATAtagattttcttttcatttcttttgcTTGAATTGTACTTGTAATATTTATCAATCCAGTcattgttgtattttttttgctCCCAACTTGCGTTAATACAACTAAAAGATCAAGCAAAAGAAatgaaatgaaaagaaaatctaTATTACAAGTAccattttaataaataactagaACTTGACGCGCGTATGTTTAATTTAACTTGTGTTCAACGTAAACTCGTAAATCGctggttttataaaaaaaatccatgtatattttttatgttttgtaatttacatatagagtagaacatattattttataataaagaagtttgataataatatttttatttgtacattatattatattaataattttataagttgatgcaatttgatgtaatATATGAAAAAGTTATCTCCTTTTAATACATGCGATTTAGTTAATATTCATAGAATATTAATAATAGTCAATATATGaatattgatttgtttagaTAAGTTTTAGAAttgtaattaatttattttaaatgaagtGGCAtagaatctgtaaataaaaagaaatacaaaaagaaaatacttaatttattataaattaaatggctaaatgtgtaaataaaaaagtacTAAAAATActgttatccatgtttccaaacaatttgcATTTATACTGTTATAtctgtttccaaacagtaccaataagtacttcagttttaataatatagatgattaAATCCAATAAATTGTTTTGTTATGGCGAAACctctttgttttttcttggtTTTTCTAATCAAATTTatgactaaatttttttatatgaaaacagATCAATAGAATTTTCATATGAAAAACAGATCATGAAAtgagttttaaaagaaaatatcttgTGTATTACTATATAAAAACAGAATTCATGAAAtactaatctatattattaaaactgaagtacatttgagatttttttgtaaacatggATAACGGtataaaaatgataatgatgtttggaaacatagataacataatattaaaaaagtaatgaatttaaataattaagaaaaattggAAGTACATtatattataagaaactatcCATTTAgacaagttttaaaatatatgaaaatggtcCAATTTAATtacctaaaaatatattttgtctaaaataatcataaaacaaatttaaaccttatataaatattttcaaataaaaaaactttataaaaatatacatatatttaaaaattgatttttactaaaatattttccaataatcgttataaaaaaatgttttcaatatatatatataagaaaactaCAATACAAAGCATAATTTCAAACATCAgcttaaattatgatttttatgtttcacattaagtttttaaaatataatatatgtgattatttatatgatggtacatataaattactattagttatatgattatttatatgacgGTACGTATAACATATGATTAATTATACGATGAcacatataagatatataataatgacatgaaaaataaacagcaacatatttttgaaaaaatatatcagTGCAGGCACGTGAATCAAAGTCTAAATCTTGTAATATCTTAATAACTGTTATAAATCAtgttgtggatgtccataaccggcccaatgctagagagagagagagagagtcggctgCGCccttgaggagagagagagacgccgcttagagagagagtctacaaaccctagtttccttttatctcttggtttatgatttgtactatttccatatttgtattttctttctctagtctttccattattctatgacggtgtaattccctatatatatagGGCTCCTTATGTTTATAAAGTTTAGATTTATAAAACACTATACGTCTTGATAatgagttcacgtcccaagcgtttaatgattactgtatgtccatgggggtaagtgtggaacactccgtggcacatttACATACACAgcacggcttggccgaatcattcataaaacgaaTTCAGCTAATAGCTAGATCATTGCTCATGAGGTCTAAGCTTCCGGCCACAGCTTAGGGACATGCGGTCTTGCACGCGGCCGAACTGATTCATATAAGACCGtctagtgaacataaatattccccATTAAATTGCTTatgggtcatgagccagacatatctcATCTTAAGACATTCGGTTGTGCCGTTCATGTTCCAATTGCTctaccacagagaacaaagatgggacctcaaaatgAGGAtagggatatatgttggatatgattctcccacgattataaagtatcttgagccaactacgggtgatttatttaagACCAGATACGCGGGTTGTCATTTTAatgaatccgaacatccaacattaAGGGGGGataataataagctggtaaaagagaTTACATgaaatcaaacatccttatcttggGAAGATCCTCAGACTCAGGAATGTGATTTaaaagtccaaaagataatacatttacaaaagctagctaatcaattaccagattcctttgctgacccaaaaagagtgactaagtcatatatatcagctgctaatgcaccaataagaattgatgttcaagagggacacaatcaagttgctacagagtctagacaacgtttgaaacgtggtagaccaataggttccaaagataagaaccctcggaaaacaaAGAAAGGTGCTGAATCCGAGTTTGGAACCCCAGACATGGTCGCGGCCGATCCTACCTGAGATGTGGCCGCGTCCGACCCTAAGGCTTTAGACATGGCCGACGGTCCTAATGTACCTAATACTaaagcttgggacgccaagcttcaTGGTACTGATGGTCcggataataatgagatctcaataaattatgtcttgtctgggatacaatggaataaaaagaatgtcgacattgatgatatatttgcatacaaggtagcacttgaacttatggatttAAATtgggatcatgaacccacgtccattTATGAGTGCACTaaacgatcagattggatcaaatggaaagaatctataaacgtggagttaaactctttaaagaagagaggTGTTTTCGGTCCTATAATCCGAACACCATATGATGTAAAACCAGTTGAATACAAATGagtctttgtgaggaaaagaaTTGAACATGGTGAagtcgtgagatataaagcacggcttgttgcacaaggattctcacagagaccaggaatcgattataaggaaacttattcccctgtggtggatgctactatttttagattcctgataagtctggctataagagaaaacttagacttgcggttaatggatgtagtaactgcatacttatatggtccactAGATAatgatatttatatgaaagtcccagagggtattgaattgaaaaacaaagagagttctcgagaacaacattgtataaagttgaataaatctctttatggattgaaacaatcaggtcgaatgtggtacaatagactaagtGAGTACCTAGTAAAAGAGGGCTATAGAAACGACCCGATCAgtccatgtattttcataaagaaattcgaaaataaagGATTTATGATCATGgcagtgtatgtggatgatctgaatatcctaggaacctctggagagattttccaaacagttgaatatcttaagaaagaattcgagatgaaagatcttggaaaaacaaagttctgtttgggattacagcttgagtacattaatgatggaatccttgtgcatcaaatggcatatacagaaaaggtactcaagagatttaacatggCCGACTCACACCCTTTATCcagccccatggtcgtgaggtccctcggtctggacactgatccgttccgtcctaagatggacgatgaagatgtccttggtcccgaagtgccatatctcagtgccataggagctttaatgtatTTGGCAAGtcacacacggcctgatatatgttttaccgtgaacctactatctaggtttagctcttgtccgacccaaaggcactgggacgagattaaacatattcttcgttacctgcaaggaacgaaagacttgggtttattttatactaaccaaaacaaagaaggtttagtTGGTTTTActgatgcaggttatctttcggatccacacaatgcacgatcacagacaggctatgtgtttacacatggtggaacggccatatcatggcgttccatgaagcagacgatcgAGGGAGTAAATCacttcctacctgcacgttcagAAAGCTtacgcatcagattgggatgcgtagactgaaagaccttcagtgatgcagggggagtaatacgtgttgtactctttttccttcaccatagttttgtcccactgggttttcctggtaaggttttaatgaggcaacatctaaaGCATATTACAAACTCtttatggttatggcatccaaggggagtgttataaatcatgttgtggatgtccataatcggcccaatgctagagagaaagagagtcgGCCGCGCccttgaggagagagagagatggccgcttagagagagagtttccaAACCCtagtttctttttatcttttgatttatgatttatactctttccatatttgtatttcctttctcTAGTATTTCCATtgttctatgacggtgtaattcccaATATATATAgggctccttatgtttatgaataatacagatTCTATTCTCTTGTTTCACAACAATAACAATGTTTTCTAAAGAAGAAAATCGTTTGATTCcatatacagtagaacctctataaattaataatttatataaatcaataaatttcGTCGGTCCCAGTTTGGAccacaaattaataaaataataagataatattatttttaaaactctcatgtaaatatattattcctattaaaatcataaattaataatctatatatatatattttttttttctataagtaaaaacaaaacattatatTATTGGTTTTATATTCGCAACTaaaatatctctatttttttaacatttcaatatattttgataatatttagtgtaaTTATATCGAAAAGATAGTGTAGCCGGATCTAATCCAAgatgtttcatcttcttcttgatctTCGTATTCCGGTGGTTTTTTATCTAGTTATCCCTTCGACCAGAGAAATGAGAGGTTAGACCACCTACAACGTCCAAAACATTCATTAAACATGTATAGAATAAGTAGCATGCGTAACTAAAGCGTTCATAATATAACGTGACTTATATCAATAACACTTTATATTACGTCTCATTAGGGGTGGGCGATCGGATATCCATCCACtcggtttcggttcggatctattcgagtttcggggtcaaagatttctgccccgttcggatatttctaaATTACGGTTCGtgttcggttcggatatttgcgggttcggttcgggttcggataacccattaaaattatttttaaaatttttaaaatttttaaaaatttgaaattcattatatactttaaatttctcaaaatctagaaacaaaatattatattacataaaaatttgaataacatatgtcaaaatacctaaacttaacatatgatttgatttggtttgaatatttggatagataatcaatagatatttcaaacatttttggtgttttgagtatattttagctattttagacatttacttttgactatttgtatatattttcaagtattttggacaatttaaaaatatcttatatattttggatgtttttaatagacattaaatctaaaatctcTTACACTaaatttgcgaagtgattttgccacatgtcctttttacaatcaatttcacaaaacaaatattacatggctactgaaattgatgatttgtcttatagcttaatatgacatggacaattgcatttaatgttaatttatattttttataaactttttaaaatatggtaataactcatatattacatttaatgtcaatttatatttttggatttttttttaaaatatggaaataactcataaatcatcattaaaataaatatattcaaatatggcattataaatttcgaaatataatataattatatatttttaaattatacaattttattactaaaattttcaaaaatgtatacaatttttttagaaaattataaaaatttattcgtaaaatcattattttcttatatatcttcaaatttttataaatattgtttaattttaatttttggtaattatgcaacttttacaaatttatttaatatatttagttaaaataaatagatagaaaaatctatctaagattataatttcaaatatatacatgcatattcttaaatataacttttatgtttaattaaatcaaatttatattaaaatattgatacgaaaaagaaaatttacaatattaataaaatttattttaaaatataatttatatttatctgttaaaaaatatttaaatttttttactgcacatggtgcaggaagacacgtagtatatttatataagagGGTATAGAAATCAATTTcggatacattcgggtacccggaatacttcggttcgggtcgggttcggttccgattctttagataccaaaattttggacccgttcagatatttaatcaatttcggttcgagTTCGGTACTATTTTTTCGGACGGGTTcagttcggttcttcggattcggatttttttttccagcccTACGTCTCATAATCAACTTATCATGCAGAAGTTTATGATTCGTcaaaaacttagtttttttgtttcttcacaACTTCTGAAAGAAAGAATTTTAATGAAGCTGACTAAACATATCGGACCTAAATCAAAGAATGGTGTAACATTGGAAAGAGGTTTAATTTGTCAAAAATCTAGTTTGATATGGAGTAACGAAAATATATGACAGAAGATGAAATGATCCGGTTGCCAAGTTGGGAGTGAAGTTCTATAATACGTTCTTCTTCATGCATCAGTAAACACCACCTCGCTTGAGATCGGGTCTCAGATAATTAATCCATCTCAACAAACCTTCATGCACACGTAAACATTaaacaaacataaataaaagagaaaattaaGCAAAACCCTAATTATGGATGGGGTTATACGAACCCGATTAGAGCCGTCATATGATGGATGACGTACCATTAACGCATTACAAGTCCGGCCCATTAAAGAGAAATAAATAGACGAGAGAAGAAGTGGGTTAGAGGACTTTTCCTGGAGAAGAAGCAAAACGAAGGTTAATTCTCCGAACATGGATGTGACAGAGACGCAACAGATAACAGCAAGGACGATCGAGAAGGTGGTCGTTCATCCACTCGTCTTGCGTAATATCGTC
The window above is part of the Brassica napus cultivar Da-Ae chromosome C3, Da-Ae, whole genome shotgun sequence genome. Proteins encoded here:
- the LOC111204326 gene encoding inositol-tetrakisphosphate 1-kinase 1; its protein translation is MSDSTQEERYRVGYALAAKKENSFIQPSLIEHSRQRGIDLIKLDPTKPLLEQGKLDCVIHKLYDLDWKQNLHEFREKCPNVPVIDSPEDIEKLHNRVSMLEVITQLNFPVSERERFGVPKQVVVMDPTVLSCGGGGEGLGELEFPVIAKPLDADGSAKSHKMFLIYDQEGMKILKAPVVLQEFVNHGGVIFKVYVVGDYVKCVKRRSLPDISEEKIGTSKGSLPFSQISNLTATQEEKNKEYGEDRSLEKVEMPPSSFLEELAKAMRRSMGLNLFNFDLIRDARDGDRYLVIDINYFPGYAKMPCYEPVLTDFFWDMVTKKSHV
- the LOC106432801 gene encoding WEB family protein At5g16730, chloroplastic-like; its protein translation is MSSKTKTSLSETPPGKSSPATPKVARLSRAVNKSETTSPSTRLSLDRSSPSSKSSSVERRSPKVPTPPEKTQARAAAKGSSAEPTQTRLTLTQIKEDLKKANEKISSLEKEKAKALDELKEAKKEAEEASLKLDDALKAQNNIEVEKFQAVEEGIEAVQKKEEELKKELENVKSQHASVTQELQKVNEELAKANEVKSKALIQADDSSKTYQLHAEKVEILSSELTRLKALLDSSESEMVGKLEEEIDVLKRDLERARSFESEVKEQEMIIKKLNADLEAANSSSEEWKSKAKEVESQLQEAKNLERCASLSLESVMKQLEGSNDKLHETESELINLKEKIMTLETTVARQKEDLKESEEQLSKTEKEVESLKNELETVVEEKNRALDKEQDASSNVQRLLEQKKKLLADFETSKEEEEKSKKAMETLASALHEVSSEGRELKEKLLSQGGGDQEYEAQIEDLKVVIKATSEKYETMLDESRHEIDVLVSAVEQTKKHFESSKKEWEMKEANLLDYVRKMEEEVASMSRLDGLLKRTEEEADAAWKKEAETKESLKEVEDEVVYLQECLGEARDESVKLKESLLEKESEFESVVHENEELRVKEGVALRKIEELSKLLEEARLSKEEVEVSESEKEYDLLPKVVEFSSENGHKSVEERSPEVISTDEEDPQEHISNGNGNGNGMEEKDMNGKPEEAKTEMKEKKEESPDDDDDKDNSVEVIFKMWESCQVEKKEAVTDKKTELESPEEEEDSRKIDESDKASTENVEDEVVMEKKIKKKKTLLGKVFSRRKQQQ